The genome window GCGGGTGCTCCAGCCCTCAGGGAGATCGGCAAACCGGTAGTTGATATGAGCGGTCAATATCCTTTTGCAATGGTACAAAGTATGTTCGATTGGGCATTTCCAAAACACGAGCGAAATTACTATTTCAAATCAACGGATTTAGCTTCACTTGATGATGACGTGATAAAAGCGATCGTTTCAAAAGGAAAAGAACGTCCTGTTCCTTCCATGTTAGTGGCAATCTGGCATTACGGGGGAGAAATGAACAGGATTCCTGCGGAAAATGCAGCTTTCGGCAGCCGTGATACGTCATTTCTGTTTAGTGTCGATTCAGTTTGGGACGACCCCGACGACTCGGAAAAAGTGATTGCATGGTCGCGCAATGTTCTGGATGAGATGAAACCCTATTCAGGTTCCGGTATGTATCCCAATTTCCCCGGTTTTGGAGAAGAAGGAAACGAGTTGGTGCAATCCGCTTATGGTAAAAATTATAAACGCCTTGCAAAAATAAAGGCCAAGTACGATCCGGATAATTTTTTCAGTGTGAATTTGAATATAAAACCATTAGAAAAATGACTCCAAAACAGTTGATCCGTTTATTATCGATTTTCCTCATCCTGTTTTTCTATAGCATGGATGTTCAATCACAGGCTGTGATAACGGGAACAGTCGTCGAAGAAAACGGCTCACCACTGCCCGGGGCCAATGTACTTTTACTGCAGCCATCTGATTCTGCTTTAGTGAAGGGGACCGTAACTGACAATGCCGGATACTATGAGCTGAATAACATTGATCCTGGCCGGTACTTGTTGTCGGTCTCCATGGTTGGTTTTCAGATATATATATCTGCTCCATTTGAATCAGACCAGGAACCCATCCGGTTTGAAACGATCACACTACAGGTTTCACTGGAAGAGATGGGCGAAGTGGATGTCACTGCCCGCCGGCCGTTGTTTGAGCAGGAAATCGACCGGCTGGTTGTTAATGTGCAGCGAAGTATTACATCCTCCGGTAGTTCTGTACTGCAGGTACTGGAAAAATCTCCGGGAATCCAGGTGAACCGCCAGAGTAATTCCCTTTCCATGAGTGGTAAAACCGGTGTGCGGGTGATGATCAACGATAAATTTGTTCAGCTCCCCATTGATGCCGTGGTTCAGATGCTGGACGGTATGAGTGCCGCCAATATCGATCAGATTGAGCTCATTACAACACCACCGGCAAGGTATGAAGCCGAAGGAGATGCGGGTATTATCCACATCAAAATGACGCAGTTTACAGAGTTGGGCACCACCGGTATGATCGGCGGTAACCTGGGGTATAATCAGGCGGAAACACTCGGCGGAAATGTGAACATCAGCCACCGTGGAAATAAACTGGCCCTTTTTCTGGATTACTCCATCCACTACGACCGAACAGAGACCAACTGGATTAATGAGCGTTTCTTGCTTAAAGATGGATTCATGGGAAGAGATAACAAGCGATAATATACGGAAACCGTCAACCGGCGTTCAAAATGCACGGGCAGGTATGGAAGTTCAGATTGGTGGTAAAACGACAGCCGGACTCCTACTTACCGGCTACCAAAGGCTGTGGGATACACGCGATCTGTCTGATAATTTCGCCCGATTCAGCCCCACATCAAGCCTGAGCACCGAAATGTCGGTTCGTGAAACCAACCGGTGGAGAAACGGGCTGGTAAACGTGAGTCTTGACCACAAGTTCGATGAAAATAAAACGCTCAATTTTGATGTGGACTACCTTTACTTCAAGAACGACAATCCATCTCAGTATAAAAACAGGTTCATCGAAGGTGATCACACACTTTTGAATAGGGAAGAAATCGATGTTACAAAGGAGACACCGATCAACATCCGGGTTTCAAAACTGGATTTTCGGAATGAAATTTCTGATGCATTTACGCTGGAAACAGGTGTTAAAGGATCACTATCTGAATTTTCAAACAAAGTTGGTGTTTCCGATTTGGTAGAGAATGTTTGGGTGAAAAATGATACGTTCACTCAAGACGCCGATCTTTCAGAAAAAACTGCAGCTGGCTATCTATCCGGTAACTGGACACCTGCCGAAAACCTGAGGATAAACGCAGGATTGCGGTTTGAGTATACCGACCGGTTTTTGAGCACACCTGAAACTCCCGGACTTGTGGATGTGCAGGATGGTTATCTTTTCCCAAGCCTGTTTATTCAGAAAAACATGCAGAATGAGAAAAGCGTCGGATTCTCTTACGCGAGGAGAATCACCCGTCCTACGTTTAATGATCTGGCTCCATTTGTATTTTTTGTTGATCCGAACACGTTTCTGTCGGGTAATTCAGACCTCGAACCGGCCATCAGTGATGCGCTGAAACTGGATTACAATCATAAACAGTGGCTCATTTCACTTCAATACAGCTATACCAAAGATGCAATTGCGCCCTTCCAGCCTGTTCTAAATGAATCCACAAATGAGCAAACCTACAGCACACAAAACCTGAGTTATTTTCAAACCTATGCAATCAATACAAGTTTCCCCCTGTTTTTTGCTCCCTGGTGGGAATTGCGAACCAATCTGTCGGGAAACTACCAGGTATTCAGAACCGCACACTATGATGAGAATCCTACTCAGAATACGTATGTATTTACGGCTAATATCACCAATACCATTGATCTCCCCCGTGAGTTTTCATTCGAAGTCTCAGGATTTTATCAATCCAAATCAGTTTGGGGAATTATGGAAATCAGGCCACTGGGATGGCTAAATGCCGGTGTCCAGAAAAGAGTAGCGTCAGGCCGGGGCATGTTACGGCTTTCTGCTAATGATATCTTACAAACGAACGTTTGGAATGGCATCACAGATCTGCCAAGCGCAAACCTGGATTCTCAATTTATATATGATTTGAAAGAGAGAAATGTGCAGTTAACATTTACCTGGAATTTCGGGAACAGTAAGATAAAGTCGATGAATGTGAGTACCGGATCGGAAGAAGAGCAGAGCAGAGTAACCAACTAAAAATCAAAATATATCGGAAAAATTATGAAACGAATAACCATCCTTACACTAATCCTGGTAACGGTAATCACAGGTTTTTCTATTGCACAATCTCTCAACATCATCATTGAGAAGTTAGGTTAGCCTATAAACTTTGAAATGAGTCCCGATTTCTCCATTTTGTTTTAATTCTTCTGAATAAAGAGTTTCGCAGGAAGATGTTTTGATAATCCTTTGATGGTGTACTAACTCTCACACGTCCTGTTTATGGATCTCTATGAAGCACAAATATCGAACCCGGAACTGTTTCCGCAATTTTCGTTGAAAGACACCCTGTTTTTGCACTACACCTGTCCGCAGCAGGAAAGGCTGATGCAGCTCTATTCTAAATATATACAGTTCGATTTTACGTTAAACGGAAAACGGATTATTAACCAGGGAAGTAACAGGTATGTGGCCAACCCGGATAAGGGCTTAATTGTTAAAAAATGTGCTTTTGTACAGGAATTACCATCCGTCTCTGAAGGATGGGATGTGCTCATATTCTACCTGAAAGACGACTATCTTCGTTCTTTGTTTGAGGAATTCAGGCCGCATTTATCGCTGGAAGATTTACCGGAGCCGAATAAAGTCATGATTGAACCCTTTTCGATTAATGAGCACATCAAAAATAGCTACAAAAGTTTTATCCCCTACATCATTCATAAAAAAACACTACCCGATAATGTCCTCGAAAATAAATTTAAGGAATTACTGTTTAATGTCTTTTCCCACCCTGAGAACAAACACCTGCTGGCGTATATCCTGAGAACGGTAGAAAACTTTCAGACTCCTATCTGGGAAGTGATGGAAGCGAATTACTTTTACGATTTAAATATCCAGGATTTTGCAAAAATTGCCAATCGCAGCTTATCTGCCTTTAAGAGAGATTTTAAAAAACACTATCAAACATCGCCCGGAAAATGGCTCACTGAGAGACGCCTGAAAAGAGCTAAAAGTATGCTACAGACCGGGAACAAAACAATAAGCCAGGTCGCTTTCGATTGCGGCTTTAGCAATTTATCGCACTTCAGCAGAACGTATAAGGCCGAATACGGCATGTCCCCATCTGAATATCGGAGAGATTGGGCTGATAAGTAAAGTTTCTGAGCTTCTGAGAAAAGCCTGAATCACGGGAATCTACTATGTTGCATTCAGACAGATAACAAGTCATTAGGGATTCCTGCCGGAGGTCAATGAGGTTGATTTCCATATATGTTTTCCCATCTGATGTTATCTCAAACAATCACCCTTTAATCTTCTACATGGAAATAATTATGAACAGTTTATATAAAATTTCTCTGATCTGTACCCTTCTCTTTGGCCTGGGATTCACAGCTTGCCAGGCTCAATCCGATGATGGCATCATGACGGAATACCCGGCAGAAAAAGCCGAAATCATGCAAACGTGGAATGACATTGTTGAAAGCGTCAAAGTTGGGGATGTGGACAAATTAATCTCCTTTCATGCATACGGACCCAAATTCACTGAATTTAAACAAGGTGCTCCCCGCAACGGTGGAGAGGAAAATGAAGCCTTTGAACGGGAAGTTTTTGGCAGCGTTACGGAAGCCGTTAAAATGGATGCCAATGATATGAAAGTGGCCGTTTATTACGGGAATGTAGCCGTTGTAAGCTTCCATTCAGATTTTCATCTGAAGT of Balneolaceae bacterium contains these proteins:
- a CDS encoding BBE domain-containing protein; protein product: MSGQYPFAMVQSMFDWAFPKHERNYYFKSTDLASLDDDVIKAIVSKGKERPVPSMLVAIWHYGGEMNRIPAENAAFGSRDTSFLFSVDSVWDDPDDSEKVIAWSRNVLDEMKPYSGSGMYPNFPGFGEEGNELVQSAYGKNYKRLAKIKAKYDPDNFFSVNLNIKPLEK
- a CDS encoding TonB-dependent receptor gives rise to the protein MTPKQLIRLLSIFLILFFYSMDVQSQAVITGTVVEENGSPLPGANVLLLQPSDSALVKGTVTDNAGYYELNNIDPGRYLLSVSMVGFQIYISAPFESDQEPIRFETITLQVSLEEMGEVDVTARRPLFEQEIDRLVVNVQRSITSSGSSVLQVLEKSPGIQVNRQSNSLSMSGKTGVRVMINDKFVQLPIDAVVQMLDGMSAANIDQIELITTPPARYEAEGDAGIIHIKMTQFTELGTTGMIGGNLGYNQAETLGGNVNISHRGNKLALFLDYSIHYDRTETNWINERFLLKDGFMGRDNKR
- a CDS encoding outer membrane beta-barrel family protein, coding for MSVSCLKMDSWEEITSDNIRKPSTGVQNARAGMEVQIGGKTTAGLLLTGYQRLWDTRDLSDNFARFSPTSSLSTEMSVRETNRWRNGLVNVSLDHKFDENKTLNFDVDYLYFKNDNPSQYKNRFIEGDHTLLNREEIDVTKETPINIRVSKLDFRNEISDAFTLETGVKGSLSEFSNKVGVSDLVENVWVKNDTFTQDADLSEKTAAGYLSGNWTPAENLRINAGLRFEYTDRFLSTPETPGLVDVQDGYLFPSLFIQKNMQNEKSVGFSYARRITRPTFNDLAPFVFFVDPNTFLSGNSDLEPAISDALKLDYNHKQWLISLQYSYTKDAIAPFQPVLNESTNEQTYSTQNLSYFQTYAINTSFPLFFAPWWELRTNLSGNYQVFRTAHYDENPTQNTYVFTANITNTIDLPREFSFEVSGFYQSKSVWGIMEIRPLGWLNAGVQKRVASGRGMLRLSANDILQTNVWNGITDLPSANLDSQFIYDLKERNVQLTFTWNFGNSKIKSMNVSTGSEEEQSRVTN
- a CDS encoding helix-turn-helix transcriptional regulator produces the protein MDLYEAQISNPELFPQFSLKDTLFLHYTCPQQERLMQLYSKYIQFDFTLNGKRIINQGSNRYVANPDKGLIVKKCAFVQELPSVSEGWDVLIFYLKDDYLRSLFEEFRPHLSLEDLPEPNKVMIEPFSINEHIKNSYKSFIPYIIHKKTLPDNVLENKFKELLFNVFSHPENKHLLAYILRTVENFQTPIWEVMEANYFYDLNIQDFAKIANRSLSAFKRDFKKHYQTSPGKWLTERRLKRAKSMLQTGNKTISQVAFDCGFSNLSHFSRTYKAEYGMSPSEYRRDWADK
- a CDS encoding nuclear transport factor 2 family protein is translated as MNSLYKISLICTLLFGLGFTACQAQSDDGIMTEYPAEKAEIMQTWNDIVESVKVGDVDKLISFHAYGPKFTEFKQGAPRNGGEENEAFEREVFGSVTEAVKMDANDMKVAVYYGNVAVVSFHSDFHLKFGEDLAVVNDQISLVFVKNNQGEWKIVHEHHSPLSEV